The Lucilia cuprina isolate Lc7/37 chromosome 5, ASM2204524v1, whole genome shotgun sequence genome includes a window with the following:
- the LOC111690792 gene encoding FMRFamide receptor, producing the protein MVELTTTDIVYPFLMRKLQMLQTSTISQPLLQQQQVLPPSGLDNDNIGEFDSAPISIQDFIDSVQVTPQDHYTTNDSFTIPGLTGNDSQLFNTTNFANQTLNGTYPSIYDQLAYIPCEEVYDPNDHNTIVEFWVCGICLNIVGVLGIIGNVISMIILSRPQMRSSINYLLIGLACCDTVLIITSVLLFGIPSIYPYTGHLFLYYNYIYPFISPVVFPVAMISQTASIYMTFTVTLERYVAVCHPLKARALCTYGRAKIYVIVSILFALLYNMSRFWEVVTIDTSIPNSTVVLHCVRPSVLRQNQTYITVYILWCYFIVNYVIPFLTLAILNCQIYRQVKRANRERQRLSRSEKREIGLATMLLCVVVVFFVFNFLALVLNVSEAFYNFIDHSLAKISNLLVTINSSCNFLIYVIFGEKFKRIFLLIFFKRRLSRDQPDLIHYESSISNNGDGTLNHRSSGRFSRHGTQRSTTTTYLVTGASNSTLNNGRLMKSASSPGVVKIKRGRAPSPGPVVYYPAREVQRTSPIMMMSNNNTPLGCDWIDTKNGQMTSGF; encoded by the coding sequence ATGGTTGAACTAACTACTACGGATATCGTTTATCCGTTCTTAATGCGTAAATTACAAATGCTTCAAACATCTACAATATCACAACCTttactgcaacaacaacaagtgttACCACCGTCTGGTCTCGACAACGACAATATTGGCGAATTCGATTCGGCACCCATCTCCATACAAGACTTTATCGATAGTGTCCAAGTCACTCCTCAAGATCATTACACCACAAATGATTCCTTTACAATACCGGGATTAACGGGCAACGATAGCCAATTGTTTAATACTACGAATTTTGCTAATCAGACTTTAAATGGCACGTACCCAAGTATTTATGACCAACTCGCTTATATACCCTGCGAAGAGGTTTACGATCCAAACGATCATAATACGATAGTGGAGTTTTGGGTATGCGGCATTTGTCTGAATATAGTCGGTGTCCTTGGCATCATAGGTAATGTTATATCTATGATTATATTGTCCCGTCCTCAAATGCGTTCTAGCATCAATTATTTGCTCATTGGTTTAGCGTGCTGTGATACTGTTTTAATTATAACGTCAGTGCTGTTGTTTGGCATACCGTCCATTTATCCCTACACTGGGCACTTGTTCCTTTACTATAATTACATTTATCCATTTATATCGCCGGTGGTATTTCCGGTGGCCATGATATCGCAGACGGCCAGCATATACATGACCTTTACAGTAACGTTAGAACGTTATGTGGCCGTTTGCCATCCGCTGAAAGCCAGAGCTTTGTGTACATATGGACGTGCCAAAATCTATGTGATAGTCTCCATCCTATTTGCTCTCCTTTATAATATGTCCCGATTTTGGGAGGTGGTTACCATCGACACTAGTATTCCGAACAGTACGGTGGTTTTGCATTGTGTGCGACCATCGGTACTGAGACAAAATCAAACTTATATCACGGTGTATATATTGTGGTGTTATTTCATTGTCAACTATGTCATACCGTTTCTGACGCTAGCCATACTCAACTGCCAGATTTATCGGCAGGTGAAGAGGGCGAATCGAGAACGCCAACGATTGTCACGTTCTGAAAAACGGGAAATCGGTTTGGCGACCATGTTGTTGTGTGTAGTGGtagtcttttttgtttttaatttcctgGCCCTGGTGCTCAATGTGTCCGAggcattttataattttattgatcATTCTCTGGCGAAAATATCCAATCTATTGGTGACCATCAACAGTAGTTGTAATTTCCTTATATACGTAATATTCGGTGAGAAGTTCAAGCGTATATtcctgttaatttttttcaagcGCCGCCTGAGCCGCGACCAACCCGATCTTATACACTACGAAAGCTCAATTTCCAACAATGGTGATGGCACTTTGAATCACCGGTCGTCGGGACGTTTCTCCCGACACGGTACCCAACGTAGTACTACCACCACCTATTTAGTAACAGGAGCGAGTAATAGCACTTTAAACAATGGTCGCCTAATGAAAAGTGCCAGTTCGCCGGGCGTTGTAAAAATCAAACGTGGTCGGGCGCCATCGCCCGGTCCAGTTGTTTATTATCCGGCGCGGGAAGTTCAACGCACCTCGCCCATAATGATGATGTCGAACAACAATACTCCTTTAGGTTGTGATTGGATTGATACGAAAAATGGTCAAATGACATCAGGGTTCTGA